The nucleotide sequence GGCAAGGTAGCAGCGAGCCAATGAAACCGGGCGCCGGGGAAATGGTCCGACTCACCATAGATCAACCTGTAACGCCCTGATCGCTAGTGGGGTGAGCAAGAGGCGAGTGATGACCGATTCGGTTTATAGCCAGACTGCAAGCCTGCTCAAGGTGAGCGCAGCAATGGCACTGGCGCTGCTGCTGGCGGCCTGTGCGGGGAGTCCCTATCAGTCCGAGCCGGCGCCCCGGCCGGCTCCGCCTGTGCCTGACTCCCCGCGCGAGCCGGTCATCAAGCCACCTCCCGCACCGGCGCCGTCCGCACCGCAACCGCCAGCGACGCAAAAAAGTCATCCGCGCTATGCGCCCCCACCACATGCCGCCGCTCACTGGGACAACCGGCTGAACGTCTATGTTGTGGAGGGGCGGGGCCTTTACTACCGCGAGCGCCTTTATTATCGCTGGGACGGTGACTGGTACAGCGCTGGGCGTCCGGAAGGCCCATGGGAGCCAGTTGCGGCTCCCAGTGTGCCGCCGGGGCTTCGGCACTTGCATTGATGCAGTCAAGCTGCCTCTCCACGCGTCGCTTGTAGAGGCACATGCTGTTTTATCTAAAGCTCCCTAAAGCCCTTTCGGCAATTGCCGATACAGTCTTGGCACGCAAGAAAGTGTTGTCTCAGGCGGCAAGGGCCTGGCTGTGAACGGAGCAGATTCATGAATGCAGTTAGACGTCTTGAGGAAACCGGTAACGCACTGCGCGAGGCGATGGTGCAGCAGGACTGGACGTCGATCAGCGTTCTGGATAGTCAGTGTCGTCAGGTTGTAGAAGCTGCAATGAGCGAACCTCGCGAAAATGAATCAGCGATTCGTCAGCACTTGCAGGAACTGACTCTTATTTATCGCGAATTGGTGAGTGCCTGTCAGGCGGAGCAGAAGCGAGTCACTGGTGAGTTGATCCGGATCAATAAAAGCCAACGTGGCGCCAATATTTATAAACTCTTTGGTTGAGCATCTAAACATCCAGTGCGCTGCCGCTCGTCAGGTTGCATAGCAGTTCTTATTAGTGACAAATCGCAGATCGGCTGCCTCTCAAAATTCTCATCAAAACAATTACTTCGAGCGAAAATCGGCTAATAAGCAGCGTTCTTCGCCGAAAGAAACCGCTTTTCACATTCTCTCTAATTGGCATCTCTCTGCGGGCTATTGCGTAAGTCGCGCTTGAGCGGACGCATGTAAAAAATTTTTGATAGAAAATGACTGTTCTTTAGTCGCGAAATCACGTCATAAATTTGACTCCACGTGTTTTTTTTAATTAACTAGTGGCTATCTGCCGGTGACGCTTCGTTTGCTTCTCGACGCGCATTTGTACTTCTTACCCAGCTTCTAGAGCCTATAAACAAGATGTGGCGTGAAACCAAGATTTTGTTGATAGACGACGACAAGGATCGTCGGCGTGATTTGGCGGTTATCCTCAACTTTCTGGGTGAAGATCATCTGGCTTGTACCAGTGAAAGCTGGCGAGAAGTTGTTGGGACACTTGAGTCAAGCAGAGGCGTTCTTGGGGTCATGCTTGGCTCTGTATCAACCAAGGGCGGCGCGGTAGAGCTGCTCAAGCAGCTGGCCAAATGGGATGAGAACCTGCCGCTGTTGTTGATCGGTGAGCCGGCCCCGGCGGATTGGCCAGAAGAGTTGCGCCGGCAAGTGCTGGCCAGCCTGGAAATGCCGCCCAGCTACAACAAGCTGCTCGACTCCCTGCATCGTGCCCAGGTCTATCGCGAGGTCTATGACCAGGCGAGAGCGCGCGGTCGTCAGCGCGAAACCAACCTGTTTCGCAGCCTGGTGGGCACCAGTCGTGCCGTGCAGCATGTCCGGCAAATGATGCAGCAGGTCGCCGATACCGAGGCAAGTGTGCTGATCCTTGGTGAGTCCGGTACCGGCAAGGAAGTGGTTGCCAGAAACCTCCATTACCATTCCAAGCGACGCAACGGCCCTTTCGTTCCGGTCAACTGCGGCGCGATTCCGGCTGAGTTGCTGGAGAGCGAGCTGTTTGGCCACGAGAAGGGTGCTTTTACCGGAGCGATCACTTCCCGTGCCGGCCGTTTCGAGCTGGCCGAGGGTGGGACGCTGTTCCTCGATGAAATCGGCGACATGCCGTTGCCGATGCAGGTCAAGCTGCTGCGCGTATTGCAAGAGCGCACTTTCGAGCGAATTGGTAGTAACCGTACGCAAAACGCCGATGTGCGCATTATCGCGGCGACCCATAAAGACTTGGAAAAGATGATCGTCGATGGGACTTTCCGCGAGGATCTCTACTATCGACTCAATGTCTTCCCCATCGAAATGGCTCCGCTACGCGAGCGCATCGAAGATATTCCGTTGCTGATGAATGAGCTCATCTCGCGCATGGAGCACGAAAAGCGCGGCTCAATTCGTTTCAACTCGGCGGCCATCATGTCGCTATGCCGCCACGATTGGCCTGGCAACGTTCGTGAGTTGGCCAACCTCGTCGAGCGCATGGCGATCATGCACCCTTACGGGGTCATCGGGGTGATGGAGCTGCCGAAGAAGTTTCGCCATGTGGATGATGACGACGAGCAGTACGCCGCCAGCCTGCACACCGAAATGGAAGAGCGCGCTGCCATCAATGCCCCCGTGCTGGTCGGGGATGCGCAGGCCATGCTGCCCATCGAAGGGCTTGATCTGAAGGATTATCTGGCCAACCTGGAGCAGGGCTTGATTCAACAAGCGTTGGATGATGCCGGTGGGGTCGTTGCGCGGGCTGCCGAGCGTTTGCGTATTCGCCGTACCACCCTGGTTGAGAAGATGCGCAAGTACGGCATGAACCGCCGCGACGAGGAAGTCGAAAGCTGACGCATTCGCCGCGCCGCTGCAAGAGCGGCGATGCGTCCGCGTTACCGCCGGGCATGATCCTTGCTCCTAGTCACTGAAACCACCTGACCGACCATCTTTTGACGGACATGTGCCAGTGACTTCTGTGTTTTCTCCATCCGCCGCCGTTCCGCGCTCTGCCGAGGCCTGCGTTAGCGCTGAGCTCGAGCAGTCGCTCGAGCGTTTCTCGCACCTGTCTGGTCGTCTCGAAGACTCGCAGGAACTGCTGCAGGAGCGCATGTCCGAGCTTAAAGGGCAGCTCGCAGAAGCCAGTGCGCAGCGCCTGCGCGAGCTCGACGAGAAGGAGCGGTTGGCCAATCGCCTGCAGAGCCTGCTCGACCTGCTGCCAGGCGGTGTCATCGTCATCGATGGTCAGGGCGTGGTTCGCGAAGCCAATCCGGTGGCTCTGGAGCTGCTTGGTGAGCCGCTTGAAGGGCTGCTCTGGCGCGAAGTCATTTCGCGCAGCTTTGCCCCTCGCAAGGACGATGGCCATGAGGTATCTCTGAAAGACGGTCGCCGGGTATCGATTGCCACTCGCTCGTTGAATGGCGAGCCAGGGCAGCTGGTTCTGCTGACTGACCTGACCGAGACAAGGCGCCTGCAGGAGCAGCTGGCGCGCCATGAACGCTTGTCCTCGCTAGGCCGCATGGTGGCATCGCTGGCGCATCAGATTCGCACGCCGTTGTCGTCGGCGCTGCTATATGCCAGCCATCTGGAGCAGGGCGGGCTAAGCGTTGAGCAGCAGCAACGGTTTGCCGGCCGGCTGAAAGACCGCTTGAACGAGCTGGAGCATCAGGTGCGCGACATGCTGGTGTTTGCTCGCGGTGATCTACCGCTTGAGGATCGCTTAGCTCCCACGCAGTTGATGGCTGCATTGCGCGCCGCGGCCGAAACCCGCTTGCAGGGTGCACGGGTGCGCTGGCAGTGCGACGTGCGCGGCGGGGTGCTGCTGTGCAACCGTGACACCCTGGTCGGAGCGTTGCTAAACCTGATCGAGAACGCTCTGCAGGCCAGTCCGGATGAGCCGCGTTTAAAAATACACCTATATGCACGGGGGGCGCTTATGCATGTCAGCGTCAGCGACAGCGGAGTCGGCATTGATGCCGTGACGCTGGCTCGGCTTGGCGAGCCCTTCTTTACGACCAAGGCGACCGGTACCGGGTTGGGGCTGGCGGTGGTCAAGTCCATTGCTCGCGCCCACTCTGGCACGCTGGCACTGCGCTCCAGGCAAGGTCGTGGTACGTGTGCCACCCTGCGTTTGCCATTACTTCCGGAGCCGGCTCGATGAGTGTGAAGATTTTGCTGGTCGAAGATGATCGCGCGCTACGCGAAGCCTTGAGCGATACCCTGGAGCTTGCAGGCTTCAGTTACCAATCGGTGGATAGTGCGGAGTCAGCGGTGCTCGCGCTGCAGGCCGATACCTTCGGGTTGGTGATCAGCGACGTGAACATGCCGGGCATGGATGGGCATGGGCTGCAGGTATTTATCCGCAAGCATTATCCTCAACTGCCGGTCCTGCTGATGACTGCTTATGGTGCGGTTGAGCGTGCCGTTGAGGCGATGCGTCAGGGGGCGGTGGATTACCTGCTCAAACCGTTCGAGCCCAAGGTCTTGCTGGAGCTGATTGCGCGGCACGCCTGTGGTCAGCCCGGCTCTGCGGATGAAGGTCCGATCGCCCAGGAGGCGGCCAGCAAGCAGCTGCTGGCACTGGCCGCGCGTGTGGCCCAAAGCGACTCGACAGTGCTGATTTCCGGTGAATCAGGTACAGGCAAGGAGGTGTTGGCGCGCTATATCCATCAGCAGTCACCGCGTGCCAACAAGCCCTTTGTGGCCATCAACTGCGCGGCGATTCCGGACAACATGCTGGAAGCCACTCTGTTCGGGCACGAAAAGGGCGCCTTTACCGGTGCCATCGCCAGCCAGCCGGGCAAGTTCGAGCTGGCCGAAGGCGGCACGTTGTTACTCGACGAGATTTCCGAAATGCCGCTGGCGTTGCAGGCCAAGCTGCTGCGCGTATTGCAGGAGCGCGAGGTGGAACGGGTCGGGGCGCGCAAGCCAGTGGTACTGGATATTCGTGTCATCGCCACCACCAACCGCGATCTGGCCGAGGAAGTACGCGCTGGGCGTTTTCGAGAGGATCTGTTCTATCGTGTCTCGGTCTTTCCGATGGCCTGGGCGCCTCTTCGACAGCGCCCGGCAGATATCCTGCCACTGGCCGAGCGGCTTCTGAGCAGTCATGCTGCAAAGATGCGCCAGCCGCTGCCCAGGCTTACCAGCGAGGCGCGCCAGTGCCTGCTGGCGTATGGCTGGCCGGGCAACGTCCGTGAGCTGGACAATGCCATCCAGAGGGCTTTGATCCTGCAGCAGGGCGGCAGCATTCGCCCGGAAGACCTTTGCCTGGATTCTCTGGCCGGAATGGCTACAGCGAGTCCTGCTGGCGTTTTGCAGGCTCAGCAGATGCCGTTGCCCGGCTCGCCGGTGCAGCCCGCTGACGGCGGCGGTGCTTTGGGTGATGATCTGCGGCGGCGCGAGTTCGAGCTGATTCTGGAGACCCTGCGTAGCGAACGTGGGCGGCGCAAGGAAACAGCCGACCGTCTGGGTATCAGCGCCCGCACCTTGCGCTACAAGCTTGCGCTGATGCGTGATGCAGGTATGGATATCGAGGCCATGCTGCAGGGCGACTGAGAACCAGACGGGCGCTTGTGAAGCTGTTCACGCCCATGAAAAAGCCCAGCCGATTGGCTGGGCTTTTCTTTGCATCTTTGGATGTTTAGCCGCGACGCTGGCGAAGGGCTTCGATGCGGTCTTCGAGGGGCGGGTGGGTCATCAGCAGACCGGCCAGGCCGTTCTTCAGGCCGCCCTTGATACCAAAAGCGGTAAGGGTGTCGGGCATCTCCGAGGGCAGGCCCTGTTCGGCGCGCAGACGCTGCAATGCAGCGATCATGGCAGCGGTTCCGGCCAGCTGAGCGCCGGCCTCGTCGGCGCGAAATTCACGCTTGCGCGAGAACCACATGACCACAATGCTGGCGAGAATGCCCAGTACCAGTTCGGCAAAGATCGTCGCAACGAAATAACCGATTCCATGACCGTCTTCGTTCTTCAGAATCGCCTTGTCGACGAAGTTGCCGAAGATGCGTGCGAAGAACATGACAAAGGTGTTCACCACGCCCTGAATTAGCGCCAGAGTGACCATATCGCCGTTGGCCACGTGGCCGATTTCATGGGCCAGTACGGCTCTTACTTCATCCGGTGAGAAACGCTCAAGCAGACCTTGGCTGACGGCGACCAGGGCATCGTTCTTGTTCCATCCGGTGGCAAAGGCGTTGGCTTCGTGAGCGGGGAAGATGCCTACTTCCGGCATCTTGATGCCGGCATCACGGGACAGCTGTTCGACGGTTTGCAGCAGCCATTGTTCATGGCGGGTGCGTGGCTGGCTGATAATCTCGGTGCGAGTGCTCATCTTCGCCATCCATTTGGAGATGAATAGCGATACCAGTGCGCCAGCGAAGCCAAACACAGCGCAGAAGACCAACAGGCTGCCGTGATTCTGTCCGGTGAAGCGGTCCACCCCAAGCAGCTTCAGGGTGATGCCGGCGACGACCAGTACGGCAAGGTTAGTGGCCAGGAACAACAAAATGCGCATCATGTTGCGGCGAACTCCAAGGGAAACATCAATAACGTAAGGCTATATAAGGTGCCGATCGGAGCTATTCAACCAGGCGACTATTTCAAGCTATGTCGCCTGGCTCTGCGATCTGCGGAAGACTGCTGCCGTTATTGGCTATAAGTGCGCAGGAAGTTTCCGATGCGTCCGATGGCCTGTTCCAGATCATCCACCCGAGGAAGGGTGACGACGCGGAAGTGGTCGGGCCAGGGCCAATTGAAGGCGGTCCCCTGAACGATCAGAAGCTTTTCCGACAGCAGCAGGTCGAGGACGAACTTCTCGTCGTTGTGGATCGGGCAGACCTTCGGGTCGATGCGCGGGAACGCATAGAGTGCACCCATGGGCTTCACGCAGCTGACCCCAGGAATGTCGTTGAGCAGCTCCCAGGTACGGTTGCGCTGTTCCAGCAGACGTCCCGGTGGCAGTACCAGATCGTTGATGCTCTGGTAGCCGCCGAGTGCGGTCTGGATTGCATGCTGAGCCGGCACGTTGGCGCACAGTCGCATGTTGGCCAGGATATCCAGCCCTTCGATATAGCTCTTGGCTCTTTGCTTGGGCCCGGTGATGACTACCCAGCCGGAGCGGAAACCAGCGACCCGGTAGGACTTGGAGAGCCCGTTGAAGGTCAGGCAGAGTACATCCGGCGCCAGGGAGGCGGTGCAGATGTGCACGGCATCGTCGTAGAGGATCTTGTCGTAGATCTCGTCGGAGAACAGCACCAGATTGTGCTGGCGAGCGAGCTCGACCATGCCTTCCAGTACTTCCTTGGAGTAGACGGCACCGGTGGGGTTGTTTGGATTGATCAGCACCAGAGCCTTGGTGTTTGGCGTGATCTTGGCCTTGATGTCATCCAGGTCCGGCCACCAGTTGGCCTGCTCGTCACACAGGTAGTGCACCGGCTTGCCGCCGGCCAGGCTCACCGCTGCGGTCCACAGGGGGTAGTCGGGGGCCGGAATCAGTACTTCGTCGCCATTGTTGAGCAACGCCTGCATGGACATGACGATCAGCTCGGATACGCCGTTACCGAGATAGATGTCCTCGATGGTCACGCCTTCTACCTGCTTCTGCTGGTAGTACTGCATGATGGCCTTGCGTGCGCTGAACAGGCCTTTCGAGTCGCTGTAGCCCTGGGCTGTTGGCAGGTTGCGGATCACGTCCTGGAGGATTTCTTCCGGTGCCTCGAAACCGAACGGCGCCGGGTTGCCGATATTCAGCTTGAGGATGCGGTGGCCTTCCTCCTCCAGACGTTTGGCGTGCTTGAGCACTGGCCCGCGAATGTCATAGCAGACATTGGCGAGCTTGTTCGATTTGCTGACCTGCATGATCCTGAGTGTCCCAAAGTAAGGACGTGCCATGCCAGGAGGCTGGCAACGTTGACGTGAACCTGGCGCCTTGGCAGCCTGAAATTCCACTGCCAGACTAGGCGTTTGAGAGCGTTGCATGATACGTGTGGCCTGATCACGGGAAAAGGTACAGATCGGCCTTTTTTGAATTCATGAGGTGTACCCATGGAAAAGCTTGAAAAACCCCTGGAAACCTGGCGTGCAGAGCTTACGGAGGAGCAGTTTCAAGTATGCCGACTGGGTGCCACCGAGCGTCCGTTTACTGGCAAATACAACGACACATCAGCACCGGGTCTTTACCACTGCGTCTGCTGTGATGCGCCATTGTTCGATTCTGCTACCAAGTTCGATGCCGGCTGTGGCTGGCCGAGCTATTTTCAGCCAGTGAGTGAAAGCGCCATTACCAACGTCGACGATTTCAGTCACGGCATGCACCGTATCGAAGTCAAGTGCTCTCGCTGTGATGCGCATCTGGGACATGTCTTTCCCGATGGCCCGGCACCGACGGGCTTGCGCTACTGTATCAATTCGGCGTCCCTAAATCACAAGCCGCACGATCTCTGAGCGGCCTGCACGAATCGATGGAGCATCACCGATGCGCGATCCGCTGTTTGATATTGCCTGCCTGACCATTGATGGCCAGCAGAAGACCCTTGCCGACTACGATGCCAAGGTGCTGTTGGTGGTCAATACGGCCAGCCAGTGCGGCTTTACTCCGCAATACAAGGGGCTGGAGGCGCTCTGGCAGCGCTATGGCGAACGCGGTTTGGTGGTGCTGGGCTTCCCCTGCGACCAGTTTGGCAGGCAAGAACCTGGTGACGAAGAGCAGATTGCTGCTTTTTGCGAGCGCAACTATGGCGTTAGCTTTCCATTATTCGCCAAGGTTCAGGTCAACGGCAGTGATGCTCATCCACTATTCGTG is from Pseudomonas saudiphocaensis and encodes:
- the htpX gene encoding protease HtpX, which translates into the protein MMRILLFLATNLAVLVVAGITLKLLGVDRFTGQNHGSLLVFCAVFGFAGALVSLFISKWMAKMSTRTEIISQPRTRHEQWLLQTVEQLSRDAGIKMPEVGIFPAHEANAFATGWNKNDALVAVSQGLLERFSPDEVRAVLAHEIGHVANGDMVTLALIQGVVNTFVMFFARIFGNFVDKAILKNEDGHGIGYFVATIFAELVLGILASIVVMWFSRKREFRADEAGAQLAGTAAMIAALQRLRAEQGLPSEMPDTLTAFGIKGGLKNGLAGLLMTHPPLEDRIEALRQRRG
- the msrB gene encoding peptide-methionine (R)-S-oxide reductase MsrB → MEKLEKPLETWRAELTEEQFQVCRLGATERPFTGKYNDTSAPGLYHCVCCDAPLFDSATKFDAGCGWPSYFQPVSESAITNVDDFSHGMHRIEVKCSRCDAHLGHVFPDGPAPTGLRYCINSASLNHKPHDL
- a CDS encoding sensor histidine kinase, translated to MTSVFSPSAAVPRSAEACVSAELEQSLERFSHLSGRLEDSQELLQERMSELKGQLAEASAQRLRELDEKERLANRLQSLLDLLPGGVIVIDGQGVVREANPVALELLGEPLEGLLWREVISRSFAPRKDDGHEVSLKDGRRVSIATRSLNGEPGQLVLLTDLTETRRLQEQLARHERLSSLGRMVASLAHQIRTPLSSALLYASHLEQGGLSVEQQQRFAGRLKDRLNELEHQVRDMLVFARGDLPLEDRLAPTQLMAALRAAAETRLQGARVRWQCDVRGGVLLCNRDTLVGALLNLIENALQASPDEPRLKIHLYARGALMHVSVSDSGVGIDAVTLARLGEPFFTTKATGTGLGLAVVKSIARAHSGTLALRSRQGRGTCATLRLPLLPEPAR
- a CDS encoding pyridoxal phosphate-dependent aminotransferase, encoding MQVSKSNKLANVCYDIRGPVLKHAKRLEEEGHRILKLNIGNPAPFGFEAPEEILQDVIRNLPTAQGYSDSKGLFSARKAIMQYYQQKQVEGVTIEDIYLGNGVSELIVMSMQALLNNGDEVLIPAPDYPLWTAAVSLAGGKPVHYLCDEQANWWPDLDDIKAKITPNTKALVLINPNNPTGAVYSKEVLEGMVELARQHNLVLFSDEIYDKILYDDAVHICTASLAPDVLCLTFNGLSKSYRVAGFRSGWVVITGPKQRAKSYIEGLDILANMRLCANVPAQHAIQTALGGYQSINDLVLPPGRLLEQRNRTWELLNDIPGVSCVKPMGALYAFPRIDPKVCPIHNDEKFVLDLLLSEKLLIVQGTAFNWPWPDHFRVVTLPRVDDLEQAIGRIGNFLRTYSQ
- a CDS encoding sigma-54 dependent transcriptional regulator → MWRETKILLIDDDKDRRRDLAVILNFLGEDHLACTSESWREVVGTLESSRGVLGVMLGSVSTKGGAVELLKQLAKWDENLPLLLIGEPAPADWPEELRRQVLASLEMPPSYNKLLDSLHRAQVYREVYDQARARGRQRETNLFRSLVGTSRAVQHVRQMMQQVADTEASVLILGESGTGKEVVARNLHYHSKRRNGPFVPVNCGAIPAELLESELFGHEKGAFTGAITSRAGRFELAEGGTLFLDEIGDMPLPMQVKLLRVLQERTFERIGSNRTQNADVRIIAATHKDLEKMIVDGTFREDLYYRLNVFPIEMAPLRERIEDIPLLMNELISRMEHEKRGSIRFNSAAIMSLCRHDWPGNVRELANLVERMAIMHPYGVIGVMELPKKFRHVDDDDEQYAASLHTEMEERAAINAPVLVGDAQAMLPIEGLDLKDYLANLEQGLIQQALDDAGGVVARAAERLRIRRTTLVEKMRKYGMNRRDEEVES
- a CDS encoding glutathione peroxidase; the encoded protein is MRDPLFDIACLTIDGQQKTLADYDAKVLLVVNTASQCGFTPQYKGLEALWQRYGERGLVVLGFPCDQFGRQEPGDEEQIAAFCERNYGVSFPLFAKVQVNGSDAHPLFVQLKKRAPGLLGSKAIKWNFTKFLIADEGRHVERFASRTTPEALVESIEALI
- a CDS encoding sigma-54-dependent transcriptional regulator, with translation MSVKILLVEDDRALREALSDTLELAGFSYQSVDSAESAVLALQADTFGLVISDVNMPGMDGHGLQVFIRKHYPQLPVLLMTAYGAVERAVEAMRQGAVDYLLKPFEPKVLLELIARHACGQPGSADEGPIAQEAASKQLLALAARVAQSDSTVLISGESGTGKEVLARYIHQQSPRANKPFVAINCAAIPDNMLEATLFGHEKGAFTGAIASQPGKFELAEGGTLLLDEISEMPLALQAKLLRVLQEREVERVGARKPVVLDIRVIATTNRDLAEEVRAGRFREDLFYRVSVFPMAWAPLRQRPADILPLAERLLSSHAAKMRQPLPRLTSEARQCLLAYGWPGNVRELDNAIQRALILQQGGSIRPEDLCLDSLAGMATASPAGVLQAQQMPLPGSPVQPADGGGALGDDLRRREFELILETLRSERGRRKETADRLGISARTLRYKLALMRDAGMDIEAMLQGD